A single region of the Microlunatus panaciterrae genome encodes:
- a CDS encoding DUF6912 family protein translates to MIFIPLAASVLRQLRAAGPDGRTGSWLGFAATPEMMSAHGLRPADLEDAEYTALTYAGVQALLEPDTDQLRLVVAAEPPASYSSTASDSSTGSDSSTVSDRGSGADAETGAQQVSRLRWQDIQALFVDEPAAADAVRAARAAASGRSLTQALELPVVDDLINTHDLLWHLPQELDQIMESLAPGR, encoded by the coding sequence ATGATCTTCATCCCGCTGGCCGCATCGGTGCTACGCCAGCTCCGCGCGGCCGGACCCGACGGCCGCACCGGCAGCTGGCTGGGGTTCGCGGCCACACCGGAGATGATGAGCGCCCACGGGCTCCGGCCGGCCGACCTCGAGGACGCCGAGTACACCGCCCTCACCTACGCCGGTGTTCAGGCCCTGCTCGAACCCGACACCGACCAGCTCCGTCTGGTGGTGGCAGCCGAGCCGCCCGCCTCGTATTCCAGTACCGCCTCGGATTCCAGTACCGGCTCGGATTCCAGTACGGTCTCCGACCGCGGCTCCGGCGCCGATGCCGAGACGGGTGCCCAGCAGGTGTCCCGGCTCCGTTGGCAGGACATCCAGGCACTGTTCGTGGACGAGCCGGCCGCCGCCGACGCGGTCCGTGCCGCGCGGGCGGCGGCCAGCGGAAGATCGCTGACCCAGGCTCTGGAGCTGCCGGTCGTCGACGACCTGATCAACACCCATGACCTGTTGTGGCATCTGCCACAGGAGCTCGACCAGATCATGGAGTCACTCGCGCCAGGGCGCTGA
- a CDS encoding winged helix-turn-helix domain-containing protein, with translation MSSSVSPSVARTRPRRVRESLSRAQARRVALAAQGFGHPSHRARPGREVGPRDVQAVTSRLGQFQIDSINVVTRAHFVPLYSRLGPYDPALLERAAHRRPRRLFEYWGHAASLIDVNLQPLLRFRMQAGFRDVWPRVEAVAREQPWLVDWVREQVAERGPVSARQLEPDPVRVRTHWGWNWSAVKTVLEWLFYTGEITSAYRNPQFERVYDLPENVLPKHVLQAPSPTPQESVRGLVRHAATALGVASELCLRDYFRTRPDLTRAAIDELVESGELVPVRVEGWDRPTYLWHRAAVPRTIEAHALLCPFDSLVFERARLEKLFDFFYRIEIYVPEPKRVHGYYVYPLLFGDRFVARTDLKADRTAGVLRVQSAWAEQGTGLSPAVTAEVLATELATLARWLGLGSIVVSPRGDLAEPLQAAVAGG, from the coding sequence GTGAGCTCTTCGGTGTCCCCCTCCGTCGCCCGGACGCGGCCGCGCCGGGTGCGCGAGTCGCTGTCGCGGGCACAGGCGCGTCGAGTGGCGCTGGCAGCCCAGGGGTTCGGCCATCCGTCGCACCGGGCCCGACCGGGGCGCGAGGTCGGCCCACGAGACGTCCAGGCCGTCACCAGCCGGCTCGGACAGTTCCAGATCGACTCCATCAACGTCGTCACCCGGGCCCATTTCGTCCCGTTGTACTCCCGACTGGGCCCCTACGACCCGGCGCTGCTGGAGCGGGCGGCACACCGCCGACCGCGGCGCCTGTTCGAATACTGGGGGCATGCTGCCAGCCTGATCGATGTCAACCTGCAGCCGCTGCTCCGGTTCCGGATGCAGGCGGGCTTCCGCGACGTCTGGCCACGGGTGGAGGCCGTCGCCCGGGAGCAGCCGTGGCTGGTGGACTGGGTCCGTGAGCAGGTGGCGGAGCGGGGTCCGGTCAGCGCACGTCAGCTGGAGCCGGACCCGGTCCGGGTACGGACCCACTGGGGATGGAACTGGTCTGCGGTCAAGACGGTGCTGGAGTGGCTGTTCTATACCGGTGAGATCACCTCCGCCTACCGCAACCCCCAGTTCGAGCGGGTCTACGACCTGCCGGAGAACGTGCTGCCGAAGCACGTCCTGCAGGCGCCGTCGCCGACCCCACAGGAGTCGGTGCGGGGTCTCGTCCGACATGCCGCTACCGCACTGGGGGTCGCCAGCGAGCTCTGCCTGCGCGACTACTTCCGGACCCGGCCCGACCTCACCAGGGCGGCCATCGACGAGCTGGTCGAGTCGGGCGAGCTGGTCCCGGTCCGGGTGGAGGGCTGGGACAGGCCGACCTATCTGTGGCACCGGGCGGCCGTGCCGCGCACCATCGAGGCGCATGCGCTGCTCTGCCCGTTCGACTCTCTGGTGTTCGAGCGCGCCAGGCTGGAGAAGCTCTTCGACTTCTTCTACCGGATCGAGATCTATGTCCCCGAGCCGAAGAGGGTGCACGGCTACTACGTCTATCCACTCCTGTTCGGCGACCGGTTCGTGGCCCGCACCGATCTCAAGGCCGACCGGACGGCGGGGGTCCTCCGGGTCCAGTCGGCCTGGGCCGAGCAGGGCACCGGACTGAGCCCCGCCGTCACAGCAGAGGTGCTGGCGACCGAGCTGGCGACGCTGGCCCGATGGCTGGGCCTTGGCTCGATCGTGGTCTCGCCCCGGGGCGACCTGGCCGAGCCGCTGCAGGCCGCGGTCGCCGGAGGATGA
- a CDS encoding Rv3235 family protein — protein sequence MSTVAVEESSGRVRVRAVPESRPPALVLTGPPAPAPGQLMLELEWAGSTSVPDPVTSAVTDAPAVGAAPDAHAWSLSLARAIIEVLHGRRPPAQLIRWVDERVLAAITLHSRLRSADPRARVEPTVIRSVRVQQLSPGTAEVAVHLSRARRSTAMALRLETRGDHWVCTALELGPR from the coding sequence ATGTCCACTGTCGCGGTCGAGGAGTCTTCGGGACGGGTGAGGGTACGGGCGGTGCCGGAGTCGCGTCCGCCCGCGCTGGTGCTCACCGGTCCCCCAGCACCCGCGCCCGGGCAGCTGATGCTCGAGCTCGAGTGGGCAGGGTCGACCTCGGTACCGGATCCGGTGACCTCAGCCGTCACCGATGCGCCCGCTGTCGGCGCTGCGCCGGATGCGCACGCGTGGAGCCTGTCGCTGGCGCGGGCGATCATCGAGGTCCTGCACGGCCGGCGGCCGCCCGCCCAGCTGATCCGGTGGGTCGACGAACGGGTGCTGGCGGCGATCACCCTGCACAGCAGGTTGCGCTCGGCCGACCCACGGGCACGCGTAGAGCCGACGGTGATCAGGTCGGTCCGGGTCCAGCAGCTGTCGCCAGGGACAGCCGAGGTGGCGGTGCACCTGTCGCGGGCACGCCGATCCACCGCGATGGCCCTGCGGCTCGAGACCAGGGGCGACCACTGGGTCTGCACCGCGCTCGAGCTGGGGCCCCGCTGA
- the pruA gene encoding L-glutamate gamma-semialdehyde dehydrogenase, producing MDAITNVPEPVNERVLGYAPGSAERARVEARLAELAAAGPVELTAAIGGERRMAQGASFRVTMPSDHSQLLGQATSATRADARAAVDAALTARHDWAALSFDDRAAVFLRAADLLAGPWRDTLNAATMLGQGKTIQQAEIDAACELIDFFRFNVAFARQILQNQPISSPGVWNRTDYRPLDGFVYAVTPFNFTAIAANLPFAPALMGNTVLWKPSPTQQFAAHFTMNLFEAAGLPPGVINMLPGDGIEVSEVALTSPQLAGIHFTGSTATFQHLWQLVGHNISRYRTYPRVVGETGGKDFVVAHASADPDVVRTALIRGAFEYSGQKCSAASRAYLARSVWDKISADLIDETEALAVGDVRDLSNFTSAVIDRRALTRHSDLFARIRAASDAKIIAGGTTDESAGWFVRPTLIESDNGGHEIFTTEYFGPILGIFVYDDRDFSRVLDQVDRSAPYGLTGAVLADDRVAIAEAADKLRHAAGNFYINDKPTGAVVGQQPFGGSRASGTNDKAGSVWNLIRWTSPRSIKETLVPPTEHRYPHMG from the coding sequence GTGGATGCCATCACCAACGTGCCTGAGCCCGTCAACGAGCGCGTCCTCGGCTATGCCCCCGGCAGTGCGGAGCGGGCCCGGGTCGAGGCCCGGCTGGCCGAGCTGGCCGCCGCCGGCCCCGTCGAGCTGACCGCCGCCATCGGGGGTGAGCGCCGGATGGCTCAGGGCGCGTCCTTCCGGGTCACGATGCCGTCCGATCACAGCCAGCTCCTCGGGCAGGCCACCTCGGCCACCAGGGCCGATGCGCGGGCTGCTGTCGATGCGGCCCTGACCGCCCGCCACGACTGGGCGGCGCTGAGCTTCGACGACCGGGCAGCGGTGTTCCTGCGGGCCGCCGATCTGTTGGCCGGACCGTGGCGCGACACGCTGAACGCGGCCACCATGCTCGGCCAGGGCAAGACCATCCAGCAGGCGGAGATCGACGCGGCCTGTGAGCTGATCGACTTCTTCCGGTTCAACGTCGCCTTCGCCCGGCAGATCCTGCAGAACCAGCCGATCTCCTCGCCGGGCGTCTGGAACCGCACCGACTACCGCCCGCTCGACGGTTTCGTCTACGCCGTCACGCCGTTCAACTTCACCGCGATAGCGGCCAACCTGCCGTTCGCCCCAGCGCTGATGGGCAACACCGTGCTGTGGAAGCCCAGCCCGACCCAGCAGTTCGCCGCGCACTTCACAATGAACCTGTTCGAGGCGGCCGGGCTGCCACCGGGCGTGATCAACATGCTGCCCGGCGACGGGATCGAGGTGTCCGAGGTGGCGCTGACGTCGCCGCAGCTGGCCGGGATCCACTTCACCGGCTCGACCGCCACCTTCCAGCATCTGTGGCAGCTGGTCGGCCACAACATCTCCCGGTACCGGACCTACCCGCGGGTGGTGGGCGAGACAGGCGGCAAGGACTTCGTGGTCGCGCATGCCAGCGCCGATCCCGACGTCGTCCGCACCGCCCTGATCCGCGGCGCCTTCGAGTACTCGGGCCAGAAGTGCTCGGCGGCCTCCCGGGCCTATCTGGCCCGCAGCGTCTGGGACAAGATCTCCGCCGACCTGATCGACGAGACCGAGGCGCTGGCCGTCGGTGACGTCCGTGATCTGAGCAACTTCACCTCAGCGGTGATCGACCGGCGAGCGCTCACCAGGCACAGCGACCTGTTCGCCCGCATCCGGGCCGCCAGTGACGCCAAGATCATCGCCGGCGGAACCACCGACGAGTCCGCGGGCTGGTTCGTCCGCCCCACCCTGATCGAGTCCGACAACGGCGGCCACGAGATCTTCACCACCGAGTACTTCGGCCCCATCCTGGGCATCTTCGTCTACGACGACCGCGACTTCAGCCGGGTGCTGGACCAGGTGGACCGGTCGGCTCCGTACGGCCTGACCGGGGCCGTGCTGGCAGACGACCGGGTGGCGATCGCCGAGGCGGCCGACAAGCTGCGGCATGCCGCCGGCAACTTCTACATCAACGACAAGCCGACCGGCGCGGTGGTCGGTCAGCAGCCGTTCGGTGGTTCACGCGCCTCCGGCACCAACGACAAGGCCGGGTCGGTCTGGAACCTGATCCGATGGACCAGCCCGCGGTCGATCAAGGAGACGCTGGTCCCGCCGACCGAGCACCGCTACCCGCACATGGGTTGA
- the secA gene encoding preprotein translocase subunit SecA — protein MLRFGEGKILRRLKSIANQVNAIEEDFVAMSDDELRGQTGDFRSRYEKGESLESLLPEAFATVREASHRVLGKRHFDVQIMGGAALHLGNIAEMKTGEGKTLVATGPAYLNALTGQGVHIVTVNDYLAKFQSEWMGRVHHYLGLEVGAILSEMDPAERRVAYAADITYGTNNEFGFDYLRDNMALSIEDCVQRGHHFAIVDEVDSILVDEARTPLIISGPAEESHEWYPEFAKLVDRLQRDVHYEVDEKKRTVAILESGIDMVEDRLGIDNLYESANTPLISYLNNALKAKDLFKKDKDYVVMDGEVLIVDEHTGRTLHGRRYNEGLHQAIEAKEKVEIRDEYQTLATITLQNYFRMYDKLAGMTGTAMTEASEFQKIYGLGVVPIPTNKPMIRVDQRDLIYRTEEAKFAAIVDDVVERHVKGQPVLIGTASVAKSEILSALLKRAGVKHEVLNAKQHEREAAIVALAGAKGAVTVSTNMAGRGTDIILGGNAEFLADLKLREQGIDPVEHSEEYEERYPEVLKAFEEQTAAEHEEVVEAGGLYVIGSERHESRRIDNQLRGRSGRQGDPGESRFFLSLGDDLMRLFKSDIVEWVLQALKVPDDQPIENKRVSSSIASAQSQVEAQNFEVRKNILKYDDVMNRQRHAVYGDRRKVLEGADVEKQLRRTVDTVVEQYVNSATEGFSEDWDLEQLWTNMNTLYPVSLKRSDYEDEDIDREQLIAAFKEDAQAAYDHREESLGPEVMRELERRVMLTVLDRKWREHLYEMDYLREGIGLRAMAQRDPLVEYQREGGDMFNTMMAAFMEEVVGFVFHLEVEVEQRPAVGVVAGADGRAVQIGARQNGRRHLVESGPDPDGPGVEIHTVGDDDEEADEPTDGPQVAVAEDELERADRPAISGKGLSSAARRNLSYSAPAEDGSVRSSAKTSSKTDDKYAGVGRNAPCPCGSGKKFKMCHGRTGAS, from the coding sequence ATGTTGCGTTTCGGCGAAGGCAAGATCCTCCGCCGGCTCAAGTCCATCGCCAACCAGGTCAACGCCATCGAGGAGGACTTCGTCGCCATGAGCGACGACGAGCTCCGGGGCCAGACCGGCGACTTCCGGTCCCGCTACGAGAAGGGCGAAAGCCTGGAGAGCCTGCTCCCCGAGGCCTTCGCCACCGTCCGGGAGGCGAGCCACCGGGTGCTCGGCAAGAGGCACTTCGACGTCCAGATCATGGGTGGCGCCGCGCTGCACCTGGGGAACATCGCCGAGATGAAGACCGGTGAGGGCAAGACCCTGGTCGCCACCGGCCCGGCCTACCTCAACGCGTTGACCGGCCAGGGCGTGCATATCGTCACCGTGAACGACTACCTGGCCAAGTTCCAGTCCGAGTGGATGGGCCGGGTGCACCACTACCTCGGGCTCGAGGTGGGCGCCATCCTGTCCGAGATGGACCCGGCCGAACGCCGCGTGGCCTACGCCGCGGACATCACCTACGGCACCAACAACGAGTTCGGCTTCGACTATCTCCGCGACAACATGGCCCTCAGCATCGAGGACTGCGTGCAGCGCGGCCACCACTTCGCCATCGTGGACGAGGTCGACTCGATCCTGGTCGACGAGGCGCGGACGCCGTTGATCATCTCCGGGCCGGCCGAGGAGTCCCACGAGTGGTACCCGGAGTTCGCCAAGCTGGTCGACCGGCTGCAGCGTGACGTGCACTACGAGGTGGACGAGAAGAAGCGCACCGTGGCCATCCTCGAGTCCGGCATCGACATGGTCGAGGACCGGCTCGGCATCGACAACCTCTACGAGTCGGCCAATACGCCGCTCATCTCGTACCTCAACAACGCCCTCAAGGCGAAGGACCTGTTCAAGAAGGACAAGGACTACGTCGTCATGGACGGTGAGGTGCTGATCGTCGACGAGCACACCGGCCGCACCCTGCACGGACGCCGCTACAACGAGGGGCTGCACCAGGCGATCGAGGCCAAGGAGAAGGTCGAGATCCGCGACGAGTACCAGACCCTCGCCACCATCACCCTGCAGAACTACTTCCGGATGTACGACAAGCTGGCCGGCATGACCGGCACGGCGATGACGGAGGCCTCGGAGTTCCAGAAGATCTACGGACTGGGCGTGGTGCCGATCCCGACCAACAAGCCGATGATCCGGGTGGACCAGCGCGACCTGATCTACCGGACCGAGGAGGCGAAGTTCGCCGCCATCGTCGACGACGTCGTCGAGCGGCATGTGAAGGGCCAGCCAGTGCTGATCGGCACGGCCTCGGTGGCCAAGTCGGAGATCCTGTCCGCGCTGTTGAAGCGGGCCGGGGTGAAGCACGAGGTGCTGAACGCGAAGCAGCATGAGCGGGAGGCGGCCATCGTCGCCCTGGCCGGCGCCAAGGGTGCCGTGACGGTCTCGACCAACATGGCTGGTCGTGGCACCGACATCATCCTGGGCGGCAACGCCGAGTTCCTGGCCGACCTCAAGCTGCGCGAGCAGGGCATCGACCCGGTCGAGCACTCCGAGGAGTACGAGGAGAGGTACCCCGAGGTGCTCAAAGCCTTCGAGGAGCAGACCGCGGCCGAGCACGAGGAGGTCGTCGAGGCCGGCGGGCTGTATGTGATCGGGTCCGAGCGCCACGAGTCGCGGCGGATCGACAACCAGCTCCGTGGCCGCTCCGGCCGGCAGGGTGACCCCGGCGAAAGCAGGTTCTTCCTGTCGCTCGGTGACGACCTGATGCGGCTGTTCAAGTCCGACATCGTGGAATGGGTGCTGCAGGCTCTCAAGGTGCCCGACGACCAGCCGATCGAGAACAAGCGGGTGTCGTCGTCGATCGCCAGCGCCCAGTCCCAGGTCGAGGCGCAGAACTTCGAGGTGCGCAAGAACATCCTCAAGTACGACGACGTGATGAACCGGCAGCGGCATGCCGTCTACGGCGACCGACGCAAGGTGCTCGAGGGCGCCGACGTCGAGAAGCAGCTCCGGCGCACCGTCGACACGGTCGTCGAGCAGTATGTCAACAGCGCCACCGAGGGCTTCTCCGAGGACTGGGACCTGGAGCAGCTGTGGACCAACATGAACACCCTCTACCCGGTGTCGTTGAAGCGGTCCGACTATGAGGACGAGGACATCGACCGCGAGCAGCTGATCGCCGCGTTCAAGGAGGACGCCCAGGCGGCCTACGACCACCGCGAGGAGTCGCTCGGACCGGAGGTGATGCGCGAGCTGGAACGCCGCGTGATGCTGACCGTGCTGGACCGCAAGTGGCGCGAGCACCTGTACGAGATGGACTACCTGCGCGAGGGCATCGGTCTGCGCGCGATGGCGCAGCGCGACCCACTGGTGGAGTACCAGCGGGAGGGCGGCGACATGTTCAACACCATGATGGCCGCCTTCATGGAGGAGGTCGTCGGCTTCGTCTTCCACCTGGAGGTCGAGGTGGAGCAGCGCCCGGCCGTCGGTGTGGTAGCCGGCGCGGACGGCAGGGCGGTGCAGATCGGGGCCCGGCAGAACGGGCGCCGGCATCTGGTGGAGTCCGGGCCCGATCCGGACGGACCGGGAGTCGAGATCCACACCGTCGGCGACGACGACGAGGAGGCCGACGAACCGACCGATGGCCCGCAGGTCGCGGTAGCCGAGGACGAGCTCGAGCGGGCGGACCGGCCGGCCATCAGCGGCAAGGGGCTCAGCTCAGCAGCCCGACGGAACCTGTCCTACTCGGCGCCGGCCGAAGACGGTTCGGTGCGGTCGTCGGCCAAGACCAGCAGCAAGACCGACGACAAGTACGCCGGCGTGGGGCGCAACGCCCCCTGCCCCTGCGGATCGGGCAAGAAGTTCAAGATGTGTCACGGCCGCACCGGCGCCAGCTGA
- a CDS encoding DUF2505 domain-containing protein — protein sequence MDISSRADFSADPVTTFAMLTDEKFLAQVCEASGATDYEVSATGDSTHSSKTLPAPDTAAKFTGPTLTVVEDTVWGPAGPDGARTGQLTMTVPGQPVSMKGTVQLSAAGSGSVLQLTGDLKVAIPLLGKKLEQSAAPAVMSGFKTQQQVGETWLAQ from the coding sequence ATGGACATCTCCTCCCGTGCCGATTTCAGCGCCGACCCCGTCACCACCTTTGCGATGCTGACCGACGAGAAGTTCCTCGCCCAGGTCTGCGAGGCCAGCGGAGCCACCGACTACGAGGTCTCCGCCACCGGCGACAGCACCCACTCGTCGAAGACGCTGCCGGCCCCCGACACGGCAGCCAAGTTCACCGGCCCCACCTTGACCGTGGTCGAGGACACCGTCTGGGGCCCGGCCGGGCCGGACGGCGCACGGACCGGACAGCTGACCATGACCGTGCCCGGCCAGCCGGTGTCGATGAAGGGCACCGTGCAGCTCAGCGCCGCAGGTTCCGGGTCGGTGCTCCAGCTCACCGGTGACCTGAAGGTCGCCATCCCCCTGCTGGGCAAGAAGCTCGAGCAGTCGGCCGCGCCGGCGGTGATGTCAGGGTTCAAGACCCAGCAGCAGGTCGGCGAGACCTGGCTGGCGCAGTAG
- a CDS encoding Ku protein: MPRSIWKGAISFGLVTIPVKLYSATEEKDISFRQVHPEDGGRIKYKRVCEKCGQEIPYAEIAKGYETPDGRLAILEKEDFEALPLATTKAVEVVQFVAEGEVDPTYFAKTYFLQADGPGVKPYVLLRDALLQSEQCAVVKVALRSREAMALIRPKEGVLLMHTMLWPDELRDGAFAAPPAEVTVSDAEVKMAQSFIDALSGEFHPEEFTDSYREALEQVVQSKLSGVEMEAAPEVESEAEVVDLVAALRASVEAAKKRREEAKESKAV; the protein is encoded by the coding sequence ATGCCACGGTCAATCTGGAAGGGTGCCATCTCCTTCGGCCTCGTCACCATCCCGGTGAAGCTCTACTCGGCCACGGAGGAGAAGGACATCAGCTTCCGTCAGGTCCATCCCGAGGACGGCGGTCGGATCAAGTACAAGCGGGTCTGTGAGAAGTGCGGCCAGGAGATCCCGTACGCCGAGATCGCCAAGGGCTACGAGACCCCCGACGGCCGGTTGGCGATCCTGGAGAAGGAGGACTTCGAGGCGCTGCCACTGGCCACCACGAAGGCGGTCGAGGTGGTGCAGTTCGTCGCCGAGGGGGAGGTCGACCCGACCTATTTCGCCAAGACCTACTTCCTCCAGGCCGACGGTCCCGGGGTGAAGCCGTACGTGCTGCTGCGGGACGCGCTGCTGCAGAGTGAGCAGTGTGCCGTCGTCAAGGTGGCGCTGCGGTCCCGGGAGGCGATGGCGCTGATCCGGCCCAAGGAGGGCGTTCTGCTGATGCACACCATGCTGTGGCCCGACGAGCTCCGTGACGGTGCCTTCGCCGCACCGCCGGCGGAGGTAACCGTGTCCGACGCCGAGGTGAAGATGGCCCAGTCCTTCATCGACGCCCTGTCCGGCGAGTTCCATCCGGAGGAGTTCACCGACTCCTACCGGGAGGCGCTCGAGCAGGTGGTGCAGTCGAAGCTGTCGGGTGTCGAGATGGAGGCCGCGCCGGAGGTCGAGTCCGAGGCGGAGGTGGTCGACCTGGTGGCTGCGCTGCGGGCCTCGGTCGAGGCGGCCAAGAAACGCCGCGAGGAGGCCAAGGAGTCCAAGGCCGTCTGA
- a CDS encoding WS/DGAT/MGAT family O-acyltransferase: MPERLTPLEVSMLSLETGHTPGHVGTVDLFDAGPDDFDYERLIALIRDRIAFVPRYRQRVRSIPAQLAGPVWVDDENFDLTFHVRRSALPRPGTMEQLREFVGRVMARRLDRSRPLWEIYLVEGLQQNRFALVSKSHLSLVDGIETVDIGQVLLDTSPEPAARPTETWQPLPEPSSIELLIGAMWEGAQDPTLAFENVRGALAAGLGVAVAFGEAVGGIGGTLGDLAGNALRGGRPPADSPLAGVVSEQRRVATVSANLDDFRAVRAEHDHTINDVILAVIAGGLRSWLLTRGESFSSAMSLTALVPMSVTEDDGEPTSLGSQVAPHLQSLPIGEPNALMRLHQVAYGTQAHKDTGRAVGARSLSDIAGFAPTTLHALGVRVSSEMVRKQHDLVITNVPGPQVPLYAAGSRMVASYPVLPLGPGHLLAIGVTSYDGEVFFGLTADRDAISDLDVLAQCLSDAVEELLDTTVRSADLRQPTRKAPAAARRAAEQKAAEKRAAARAAAAKKSAAVRKIATRAGSIKPQVPRPPGRLGPVKRTGDETG, from the coding sequence ATGCCCGAGCGACTGACGCCTCTCGAGGTGTCCATGCTGTCGTTGGAGACGGGTCACACCCCTGGTCATGTGGGCACCGTCGACCTGTTCGATGCCGGTCCCGACGACTTCGACTACGAGCGGCTGATCGCGCTGATCCGCGACCGGATCGCCTTCGTCCCCCGCTACCGCCAGCGGGTGCGCTCGATCCCGGCCCAGCTGGCCGGGCCGGTCTGGGTGGACGACGAAAACTTCGACCTCACCTTCCACGTCCGCCGGTCCGCGCTGCCTCGGCCGGGCACCATGGAGCAGCTGCGTGAGTTCGTCGGACGGGTGATGGCCCGCCGGCTGGACCGGTCGCGTCCGCTGTGGGAGATCTACCTGGTGGAGGGGTTGCAGCAGAACAGGTTCGCCCTGGTGTCGAAGTCCCACCTGAGCCTGGTCGACGGGATCGAGACGGTGGACATCGGTCAGGTGCTGCTCGACACCAGCCCGGAACCGGCGGCCAGGCCGACCGAGACCTGGCAGCCGCTGCCGGAGCCGTCGTCGATCGAGCTGCTGATCGGGGCGATGTGGGAGGGCGCGCAGGACCCGACCCTGGCCTTCGAGAACGTACGGGGGGCGCTGGCGGCAGGTCTGGGCGTCGCGGTCGCGTTCGGGGAGGCGGTCGGCGGGATCGGCGGGACCCTGGGCGACCTGGCCGGGAACGCGCTCCGCGGGGGTCGGCCGCCCGCCGACTCGCCGCTGGCCGGGGTCGTCTCCGAGCAGCGCCGGGTGGCAACAGTGTCGGCCAACCTGGACGACTTCCGGGCCGTAAGGGCCGAGCATGACCACACCATCAACGACGTCATCCTGGCCGTCATCGCCGGCGGTCTGCGGTCCTGGCTGCTGACCCGGGGGGAGTCCTTCTCCTCCGCCATGTCGCTGACTGCGCTGGTGCCGATGAGCGTCACCGAGGACGACGGGGAACCGACCTCGCTCGGCAGCCAGGTGGCGCCGCACCTGCAGAGTCTGCCGATCGGGGAGCCGAACGCTCTGATGCGGTTGCACCAGGTCGCCTACGGCACCCAGGCCCACAAGGACACCGGTCGCGCCGTCGGCGCCCGGTCCCTGTCCGACATCGCCGGATTCGCGCCGACCACGCTGCACGCCCTCGGCGTCCGGGTGTCCAGCGAGATGGTCCGCAAGCAGCACGACCTGGTGATCACCAACGTGCCTGGTCCGCAGGTCCCGTTGTACGCGGCCGGCTCACGGATGGTCGCGAGCTATCCGGTGCTGCCGCTCGGGCCGGGGCACCTGCTGGCGATCGGGGTGACCTCCTATGACGGTGAGGTGTTCTTCGGCCTGACTGCGGACCGGGACGCCATCAGCGATCTCGACGTACTGGCCCAGTGCCTCAGCGACGCTGTCGAGGAGCTGCTGGACACCACGGTCCGCTCCGCCGACCTGCGGCAGCCGACCCGGAAGGCGCCGGCCGCGGCCAGGCGAGCGGCGGAGCAGAAGGCTGCCGAGAAGCGGGCGGCTGCTCGCGCCGCGGCAGCGAAGAAGAGCGCCGCGGTACGCAAGATCGCCACCCGCGCCGGGTCGATCAAGCCGCAGGTGCCCCGGCCACCGGGCCGCCTCGGCCCGGTCAAGAGGACCGGAGACGAGACCGGATGA
- a CDS encoding DUF3048 domain-containing protein has product MTTLRLRSLQALVIALCATLALAGCSKKDATNPPQPAPSSATSSPVTPTPSPTSDGSRPAGLTGDPLTGGKKSGNKVFAVKIDNVAAARPQVGVGAADIVVVEEVEARLTRLIAIFHTDFPTRVGPVRSARNTDLRYLPMFGRPGLVYSGANSKVKRQILKSAVYATERSERDHSRVAPHNVIVDLRRIAAQHRASRPNDIGMRFAAKDAAWERAPRAGHPKVRVASDTFGFRYSNGRYAVSWNGRANTDGGRAVKADNVIVVSVKNHRDRDTTSNISVVSETVGSGKVVIYRDGRRLTGRWKRTTLAGPMRFTDDRGRDLMLRPGRSWVLLQG; this is encoded by the coding sequence GTGACCACGCTTCGCCTCCGGTCACTGCAGGCCCTGGTGATCGCGCTCTGCGCGACGCTGGCGCTGGCCGGCTGCAGCAAGAAGGACGCGACCAACCCGCCGCAACCGGCGCCGTCCAGTGCCACCAGCAGCCCGGTCACGCCGACGCCATCGCCGACCAGCGACGGCAGCAGGCCGGCCGGGCTGACCGGGGACCCGTTGACCGGCGGCAAGAAGTCCGGCAACAAGGTCTTCGCGGTCAAGATCGACAACGTGGCCGCGGCCCGTCCGCAGGTCGGGGTCGGTGCGGCCGACATCGTCGTTGTCGAGGAGGTGGAGGCCCGGCTGACGCGCCTGATCGCCATCTTCCACACCGACTTCCCGACCCGAGTCGGACCGGTGCGCAGCGCGCGGAACACCGACCTGCGCTACCTGCCGATGTTCGGGCGCCCGGGTCTCGTCTACTCCGGCGCCAACTCCAAGGTGAAGCGACAGATCCTGAAGTCCGCGGTGTACGCGACCGAACGCAGCGAGCGCGACCATTCCCGGGTGGCGCCGCACAACGTCATCGTCGACCTGCGCAGGATCGCCGCCCAGCACCGGGCCAGCAGACCCAACGACATCGGGATGCGGTTCGCCGCCAAGGACGCCGCCTGGGAGCGGGCGCCGCGGGCGGGCCATCCCAAGGTCAGGGTCGCCTCCGACACGTTCGGCTTCCGCTACTCCAACGGCCGCTACGCGGTGAGCTGGAACGGCCGGGCCAACACCGACGGCGGCAGGGCGGTCAAGGCCGACAACGTCATCGTGGTGTCGGTGAAGAACCATCGCGACCGGGACACCACCTCGAACATCTCGGTGGTGTCGGAGACGGTCGGCAGTGGCAAGGTCGTCATCTACCGGGACGGCAGGCGACTGACCGGCCGCTGGAAGCGCACCACACTGGCCGGGCCGATGCGGTTCACCGATGACCGCGGCCGCGACCTCATGCTCAGGCCGGGCAGGAGCTGGGTGCTGCTGCAGGGGTAG